A single genomic interval of Limisphaerales bacterium harbors:
- a CDS encoding exo-alpha-sialidase translates to MAIGVFHVNLKRPIPALGRVPVAKHPGLMAGVCDVVPQYHPPTKTILAMGHVVFYRGPKFARGDQLARYPVYTVRRADGTWTKRRILEWNDPRGAFIYSNNCGQRVVLPNGEILLAFTFGDKPTHRSVAGVLCAFDGETLRIKKVGPPLKLAHKRGLLEPSVTQFGGKFYITLRAEDDHGYQSVSPDGLNWMPKQRWVWDNGDPIHMSTTQQHWLTHSDGLFLVYTRKDKSNTGIIRWRAPLYVARVDVRTRRLIRSTERVVLPLVGDGVKDPDNVALMGNFNITNAGPNESWVTVAESMPRKNARGDLLLARIRWSLPNRLAE, encoded by the coding sequence GTGGCCATCGGGGTCTTTCACGTAAATCTGAAACGCCCCATCCCGGCGCTGGGCCGCGTTCCCGTGGCGAAGCATCCCGGGCTGATGGCCGGGGTGTGCGATGTGGTGCCGCAATATCATCCACCAACCAAAACCATCCTCGCGATGGGGCACGTTGTTTTTTATCGGGGGCCAAAATTTGCGCGCGGCGATCAATTGGCGCGCTATCCCGTTTACACCGTGCGCCGCGCCGATGGCACCTGGACCAAGCGGCGCATCCTCGAATGGAATGATCCGCGCGGCGCGTTCATTTATTCGAACAACTGCGGCCAGCGCGTGGTGCTTCCCAACGGCGAAATTTTGCTGGCGTTCACCTTTGGCGACAAACCGACCCATCGATCGGTGGCGGGCGTGTTGTGCGCGTTCGATGGCGAAACGTTGCGCATCAAAAAAGTCGGCCCGCCGCTGAAGCTGGCGCACAAGCGCGGTTTGCTCGAGCCATCGGTCACGCAATTCGGCGGTAAATTTTACATTACCCTCCGTGCCGAGGACGATCACGGTTACCAAAGCGTCAGCCCTGATGGACTGAACTGGATGCCCAAGCAACGATGGGTTTGGGACAATGGCGACCCGATCCACATGTCCACCACGCAGCAACATTGGCTGACGCACTCCGATGGCTTGTTTTTGGTTTACACCCGCAAAGATAAATCCAACACCGGGATCATTCGTTGGCGCGCGCCGTTGTATGTGGCGCGAGTGGACGTCCGCACTCGGCGGCTCATTCGCTCCACTGAGCGCGTGGTGCTGCCGTTGGTGGGCGATGGCGTGAAGGATCCGGACAACGTGGCGTTGATGGGCAACTTCAACATCACCAACGCCGGCCCGAACGAATCTTGGGTAACCGTCGCCGAATCGATGCCGCGCAAAAATGCCCGCGGTGATTTGCTGCTGGCGCGCATCCGCTGGAGCCTCCCCAATCGGCTGGCAGAATAA
- a CDS encoding universal stress protein, with protein sequence MINRILVCLDKSTYTDSAIDYACWLAKHHDASLEGLVVLDVEGINRSVGAVPLGAMKFAKTSIAAKEAEYHKLMEELLANFSARCEAAGVRHTEFEMQGTPAAAILEESNYFDCVVIGLRTFFTYGSGAGDDGEYGTDDDEPGDSLETIMDRSLAPVFAVPLGWKPDDEFDALIALNGSLHSMRALRQFARLYGRSKVRVTLLHCADSGNGSIELLTKSAGFLRSHGFDHVEVKTESGDIRELLNSDFSKSFDLIALGAHGSSGVVEFFTGSLCKDLIERGDKPLLIANG encoded by the coding sequence ATGATTAATCGCATTCTGGTTTGTCTCGATAAATCCACCTACACCGACTCCGCCATCGACTATGCTTGCTGGCTTGCAAAGCATCACGATGCCAGTCTGGAAGGGTTGGTCGTGCTGGATGTGGAGGGCATTAATCGTTCCGTGGGCGCCGTGCCGCTGGGCGCCATGAAATTTGCCAAGACGAGCATCGCCGCCAAGGAAGCGGAGTATCACAAGTTGATGGAAGAATTGCTGGCCAACTTCAGCGCGCGTTGCGAAGCGGCGGGCGTACGGCACACGGAATTCGAAATGCAAGGTACGCCGGCCGCGGCGATTTTGGAGGAATCCAATTATTTTGACTGCGTGGTCATTGGCTTGCGCACGTTTTTCACCTACGGCAGCGGCGCGGGCGATGACGGCGAGTATGGCACCGATGACGATGAGCCGGGCGATTCACTGGAAACGATTATGGACCGCTCACTCGCGCCGGTCTTCGCCGTGCCTTTGGGCTGGAAGCCGGACGACGAATTCGACGCGCTGATCGCCCTCAACGGCAGCCTCCATTCGATGCGCGCGCTGCGGCAATTCGCGCGGCTTTACGGGCGTTCCAAAGTGCGCGTCACGCTGTTGCATTGTGCGGACAGCGGCAACGGCAGCATCGAGTTGCTCACTAAATCCGCCGGGTTCCTGCGCTCGCACGGCTTCGATCACGTGGAAGTGAAAACCGAATCGGGTGACATCCGCGAATTACTCAACTCGGATTTCAGCAAGTCCTTCGACCTCATCGCCCTCGGCGCCCACGGCAGCAGCGGCGTCGTGGAATTTTTCACCGGCAGTCTTTGCAAAGACCTCATCGAGCGCGGTGACAAGCCACTGCTCATCGCCAATGGTTAA
- a CDS encoding SMP-30/gluconolactonase/LRE family protein, which yields MKTILLATLLLIGVACQCPWCKPADALYIATPLTVTNAFTPGIEGPACDLAGNIFAVNFKAQHTIGKTTPDGNSEIFVTLPGASIGNGIRFDRAGKMYVADYTGHNVLRIDPATKKIEVFAHEPRMNQPNDLAIAPDGTLFASDPNWDKGTGQLWRIGTDGKVTRLAEKMGTTNGIEVSPDGKKLYVNESKQRNVWAFDIQPDGTLANKMLLKKFPNHGFDGMRCDIDGNLYITRYGKGTVVVLSPAGEILREIDVLGAKPSNLCFGGPDGRTVYVTEVEHRRLVKFRVEKSGLSWARWIEQFERIESCHDR from the coding sequence ATGAAAACAATCCTTCTTGCCACCCTCCTGTTGATCGGCGTTGCCTGCCAATGCCCTTGGTGCAAACCGGCCGACGCGCTGTACATCGCCACACCGCTTACGGTCACCAATGCTTTCACTCCCGGCATCGAAGGGCCGGCGTGTGATCTGGCAGGGAATATTTTCGCCGTTAATTTCAAGGCACAACACACCATCGGCAAAACCACGCCGGACGGGAATTCAGAAATATTCGTCACCCTGCCGGGCGCGAGCATTGGCAACGGCATCCGGTTTGATCGTGCCGGTAAAATGTACGTGGCCGATTACACGGGCCACAACGTTCTGCGTATTGATCCGGCCACAAAAAAGATCGAAGTCTTCGCGCACGAGCCGCGGATGAATCAGCCCAACGACCTCGCCATCGCACCCGACGGCACACTCTTCGCCAGCGACCCCAATTGGGACAAGGGCACCGGCCAGCTTTGGCGCATCGGCACCGATGGGAAAGTCACCCGTCTCGCAGAAAAGATGGGCACCACCAACGGCATCGAGGTGAGCCCGGACGGTAAAAAACTGTACGTCAACGAAAGCAAACAGCGCAACGTGTGGGCATTCGATATTCAACCCGACGGCACCTTGGCGAACAAAATGTTGCTGAAAAAATTCCCCAATCACGGCTTCGATGGTATGCGCTGCGATATCGATGGTAATCTGTACATCACCCGCTATGGCAAAGGTACGGTGGTGGTGCTGTCGCCCGCCGGAGAAATCCTGCGAGAGATTGACGTGCTCGGCGCCAAGCCCAGCAACCTCTGCTTCGGCGGCCCCGATGGCCGCACGGTTTATGTCACCGAAGTGGAGCATCGGCGGTTGGTGAAATTTCGCGTGGAGAAGTCGGGGCTATCGTGGGCGCGCTGGATTGAACAATTCGAGCGAATCGAATCTTGTCATGATAGGTAG